The stretch of DNA TGGAGGCCTGCCTCAACGACTGGCAACTGACGCCGTCGATGGTCGACGCGCAAGGCATGGCCAGCCTTGGCGATGCGCTGGAACAGCTCAAGTGCAAACTGGGTGAAAGCAAACAACAACTGAGCTGGCGACATGCCGGGCAGACATTCGAATGGTCACTGGATGAAGCCGCAGCGGTGAGAATCTGGGAGCCCCTGCTCGGCCGCTTGCGCGCGCCTATCGAACAAGCCCTGCGTGATGCGCGACTCAATCCACGCGACCTCGACAGTCTGGTGCTGGTCGGTGGTGCCACGCGGATGCCGGCGGTGCAGCAATTGGTCGCCACGCTGTTCGGGCGCCTGCCCTATCGACATCTTGATCCCGACACGATTGTCGCGCTCGGAGCGGCGACACAAGCGGCCTGCAAGGCACGCGATGGCGCCGTGGAAGAGTTGATCCTGACTGACGTCTGCCCCTACACGCTGGGCATCGAGACCCTGCGCGGCAAAGGCGTCGAAGGCGCTTTCTCGCCGATCATCGAGCGCAATACCGTCATTCCGACGTCACGGGTGGAGCGCTATTACACGACGCATCCGCACCAGGAAAAAATCCGCATTGCGGTGTATCAAGGCGAACGGCCGTGGGTACGCGACAACATTTTCATCGACGCTTTCGATGTCGCACTGATGCCCACCGATCACATCCAGCAACTGGATGTGCGCTTCAGTTACGACATCAATGGCCTGCTCGAAGTTGACGTGACGTTGCTGGAAACACGGGCGCGGCACAGCCACAGCATCGACCGTAGTCCCACCGGGCTCGACGAACAGGCACGAAAAAACAGTCATGACCGGCTCGCCACACTCAAGGTCCACCCTCGCGATGCCCTGCCCAACCGCACGTTGCTGGCGCGGCTGGAACGTGCGTGGATGCAGAGCCTCGGCGACGAACGCGAGCAGATTGCCGAATGGCTGTACAGCTTCACGCGCGTGCTCGGTGACCAGCAATCAGCAGAGATCGCCAGCCACCGCACACAGCTCAACGACGCGCTGGATGAATTGCGCCTCTAGCCGATAAGCCGGCGCAAAGCGGCCTGCAAGCCACCGGACAACGGGTCTTCACGGAAACTCTCCGGTGGTACGCCATAGCGGTTGGGCAGTTTTTCGCCGGGAAAACCGAACAGCACCAACGGCAGAAACGGCAGGACCGGGGTCAGACCCGCGAGTATCAGAAAGGTCGGCAAACCTCGGCCCATGTCATGCAGGCGTCGCAATATGGCGCTGAGCAACAGCGCCACCGCCAGTACCAGCACAACGCCGGCGGAAAACATTGAGCCGCTGAACAATCCCAGCAACGGCGTGAGCAGCACGATGCCGATCACCTGCCCGACAAATGCCTCACGCCCCAGCCGTGTGCCCAGGCGCCAGAACGCGGTGGCCGGGGCCGCACGCGTGTCAGCCTTGGCCAACAGCAACCGTTCCGACCACGACAGCAAGGCACTGAAGGCAAACCGCGAACCGAGCCCGTTCTGCGTATCGTCCTTGGCTCGCTGCAGGCGCATCAGGGTTTTCTGCCGTGGCACGCCAGCGTTGCCGTACTGCACCAGATCCTTGAGCACATCCAGCGCCAGGTAAAACCCATCGATGTCGTTGACGCCTTCATCCTCCAGCGCCTGACGTGGCGGTCGCGTCGGCTCGCCCTTGATCAAGCTGTGGCGGAAACCGTCGAACCAATCCTGGGGATTGACGATTTCGGTGATCCTGTCGAGCAGGAAGCGCCGCTGTTTGGCGTCAAACAATCCGCAGTGATAGAGCACCGCCGTCAGGAGCATCCGCCCTAACAGGTCATCGTCGAATGCACTCAGATCGCTGCGCATGCACTCGAACAAGCGGTCATTACTCAGCAAGCGCAGGCTGTCGAGGGCTTCCTGCACACCGCACATTTCCCGTGCGAGCAGCGCATGCACCGGATCCTCGGTTTGCAGGAAGCCGAGCAGACCCTCGCAGTTGCCTTGCTCACGCAACAATCGCTGCAACAGCGGCTGCAAGCGGCTGAGTGGGTGCGACGGGCTGAAAGCCAATTGCTCGAGCAGCGCCGCGTCGGTCAGTGACAAGCAACGCTCCGGTTGCCCGAGCAAGGCCAGCAACCAAACGGTTTGCGCATGCCATTGCCACAGCGCCTCTCCTGACCCCGACGGCGGCAACAGGACATCGCGCTGACTCAGTTGTAGCAACAGCGCCAGTTCCGACAAATCCGTGCTGGCGCGCGTATCGTTCAGCTTGAAGTCTTCGCCAATGCGCTCGAGGGCGGCGCAGCTGTACGGGCGCAAGCGGCGTAACCAGAGGCGGCAGAGGCTGTGCGGCGGATCTTCTTTCAGGGCGTCGGGCAGTGGTGGCGAATCCGCGCCTGCGTGGACCCAGGCGTTCATCGCCAATGGGATCGGCGCTTGCGTCAACCAGCGCACATGCTGCTCGGCCTGATCCTTGAACCCACTCAGCACCAGCGCCTCGAGAGCATCCACCGGCAGAGGTTCGTCGAGTATCTGCTGCAACAACGGCACGTCACCGCGATGAAGCGCCCAGGCATGCCGGTACAGTCGTTGCAATCTGGCGTCGTCATGACTGCCAAACAACAGAGGCAACAACGGCAGCTCATCGTCGTGCATGCGCCAATCGACAAAAGCCTTGGCCAATCCTTGCAGCTCGATGCGGCCGATGCCCAACCAGCGTGTCAGGGTTTCGGGACGCTGTGAGGGGCTGCCATATGGCTGGCTGACGTGGCCCGGATCACTCGGCCAGGCAGTGAACGGCAATCCACAATCAAAGGCCTGAATCAGTAAGGGCAACACGTCCGGTTGGCGCTCTGCACACAACGCCATCAAATGGCTTTCGGCCTGCGGATGACGATGTTCCTGCCAGAGCCGAACCCAGCACGGCAACGCCTGATCATCCAGCCCCGACAGACTGCTCTGGCAGGCCAGCAAGTACAGCCAGTCGACATCGTCGGGGTTTGCCGCCTGCTGTTCGACACATATCTGCAACAGGCCGGGTCCGGCGATGCCCGCCTGAACGAACTGGGTCAACAGGCGTTTGCTGTAGGCGTCGTCGTTGGGCAATGCCTGGCACGTGTGCTGACTGGCGAAGTCAGCGAACTCATCGAGCGAACGCTGGGCGAAGATGAAGTCGAGGCTGCGCGCATACCACAGCGATTCGATCTGCACCGCCTCGGGCCAGGTGTTCATCAGGGTCGTGTCGAACGGATCGCCCGTTTTCAGCCGTTGCAGAAAGGCTTCCACAGACTGCGCATCAGCAAACGACAGATCCAGCAACTGCTGGTCCCAAGCCATTCGCCGGGCGAGCAGATACGCGCAACGATAAGACAACGGTCCAGCGTCGGCCAGCCGATGGTACAAACCCCAACTGAGGTCTTCGAGGGCCTCCAGGGACAATTGATCGAGTGAACGGACAAACGCCTGCCAGGCGTTGAAGTCGAAGCGCCGCGCGGGGTCGTCCAGTAACTCGCAAAAATCCACGAAGGCCTGCGGAACCTCGACAACGGCGGGTTCCGGCTCGTCGAACACCTCTGGCTCTTCTTCCTCTTCATCACGCGCCAGTCGCAGGGCGTTTTCGTAGGCCATGCGCAGCGCTTGAAAACCTTGCGGATCGGTCTCTGGATGATGCGCCGGCAGGCGGGCCCGGTAAGCATCGCGAATCAGGGTTTCGTCGGTAGTGGGCTCGATGCCCAGATGAATCCAGCAACTCATGACCAGTCGAACTCCTTGAGCGATTCGGGACGTTGCGACAGATCCAGTTCCATCTGCCAGGGCAAGCCAGCGAGGAACTGCGGGATATTCCGGTCGAGTCCACGGGCAATCAGCAGGTTGTGCGAACTCTGCCCCTGGCGATCCAGTTCAAACGCCAGCTCATCGTCACTTTTGCTCAGGCAGGACCAGAAGGTGCGGCCGACCAGGAAGCCATGAAAGTAAGCCATCCAACTGCCGTAATGGTATTGCGCCCTGACGGCCAGACGACTGTGCAGCCAATTGCTCTCGGCCAGATCGATCCAATGGTTACGCACCGCGCAACGCAGGAGAAATCCCATCCGCCCGTAGTCCCAGGACAAGATGCCACCCGGGCCACAGCTGCCAAAAGTGCGGCTGGCAAACTCATGCAGAATGCGCTCGCGGGGCTCCAGACTGTCGAGCAAGGCTCGCCACTCGCTCGGCAGACAACGCTGCCACGCCAGATAGGCCTCTGCGAGGTGCGTGGCATGGCCGTGGTCGGCCATGCGCTCGATCATGTCGAACAACTGCAGCCGGTTGTCGATGCCCCAGCTGTCTTTCAGATCGATGTAGTCGTCATCGCAGAACGCCGGATCGTCATACCCGGCTCCAGGATTGAGCGCCGCCATTGGCGCAGACAGGGCGCACAGCCAGCGCTGTTGAATCTCGTCCATGAAAAAGGCTCCAGGCCGACCGATAAGGAATGGGGTCGGCAAAACTGCGCGGATTGTAAAGAGCCGGGACAGCAGCGGCAAACACTGCATCGGGTTTTCCTGCGCGCACAAAAAAGGCCCCGACGTATCGGGGCCTTTGTTCTGCAGCTCAGTCGCTGTTCAGACGTGTGTTCGTCTGCCAGTGACTCAGTGCTGCAGAGCCGGTTTCTGCGTCCCGTTGATCGGGATGCGTTTGGCTTTCGCTTCTTCCGGGATCACCCGCAACAGGTCGATGCTCAGCAGACCGTTACTGAGGTCGGCGGCCTTGATCTCGATGTGATCGGCCAGGCGGAAGGACAGCTTGAAAGCACGCTGGGCGATGCCCTGATGCAGGAAGGTCACACCTTCATTGGCATCACGTTTGCCGCCACTGATGGTCAGCACACCCTTCTCGACTTGCAGGTCCAGGTCTTCTTCCTGGAAACCGGCAGCGGCTACGACGATGCGGTATTGATCGTCACCGTGTTTTTCGACGTTGTAAGGTGGATAGGTGCTGCCTGGCTCATTGCGCAAGGCGGTTTCGAACAGGTCGTTGAAACGGTCGAAACCTACCGAGGAACGGAACAGTGGCGCGAGGGAAAATGCAGTACTCATGGTTCAAATCTCCTGAAAACAATCAGCAAGGTTTTCTGTCTCCGCGACCCGAATTCGGCATCGCGTAACCCTTAGATAGGGACCGCTGAAATGTTTTCAAGAGACTGTTTGCAGATTTTTTTCAGGCCGCTTCGGCAACCGGCAGACCGAGCAGACGCGAGACTTGATCCGGTTCCGTCTCGCGGCGCAGGACGGTGAACAGCTCGGTGGCTTCCGGATAATTGCGCGTCAGCATGGCCAGCCATTGCTTCAGACGACCCGGCGATTGGCGGGCGGTCATCTGCGCCTTGGCCTGTAGCCAGAAGTCCTGGATCAGCGGCAGCAGCTCGGCCCAGGTCATTTCCACAACCTCTTCACCGGCCCGCGCAGCAGCGATCTGTTTGGCCAGATCGGGTCGTGAGACCAGCCCGCGACCGAGCATGATGTCTTCGACGCCGCTGATTTCACGGCAACGGCGCCAGTCTTCGACGCTCCAGATATCGCCGTTGGCGAACACCGGTACCTTGACCACGTCCTGCACACGCGGGATCCACTCCCAATGCGCCGGCGGTTTGTAGCCGTCCATTTTGGTCCGTGCGTGAACCACGATGTGTTCGGCGCCGCCCTCGGCCAGCGCCGTCGCGCAGACCAGCGAACCGTCCGGGCTGTCGAAGCCCAGGCGCATCTTCGCGGTGACGGGAATGTGCGCCGGTACGGCACGACGCACGTGCTCGACAATCTGGTTGAGCAGTTCCGGCTCCTTGAGCAGGACCGCACCGCCACGGGATTTGTTCACAGTCTTGGCCGGGCAACCGAAGTTGAGATCGATCACTTCGGAACCGAGTTCGCAGGCCAGCGCCGCGTTTTCCGCCAGGCACACCGGGTCGGAACCAAGCAATTGAACACGCAGCGGCACACCGGATCGGGTGCGGGCGCCGTTGAGCAGCTCCGGGCCGAACTTGTGGAAGTAGGCCGGTGTGAGCAATTGATCGTTGACCCGGATGAATTCGGTCACGCACCAATCGATGCCGCCAACGCGGGTCAGCACGTCGCGCAGGATGTCGTCGACCAACCCTTCCATGGGCGCCAGAGCAATTTGCATGGGGAAAACACTACTTGAGGAAAAAACGTGCGGCAGTTTACTGGATTACGAGAAAAACCGCAGATCCCTTGTAGGAGTGAGCCTGCTCGCGATAGCGGTGTGTCAGTGAGGCATATTTTGGCTGGCACACCGCTATCGCGAGCAGGCTCACTCCTACAGTTTAAATTTGGGCAGATTCTGAGGGCTGGATCGCGGGACCGTAGCCTTCGATAAATTCGGCCGGCATGCGCTTGGGTTTGCCGGTGGACAATTCGATGCAGACAAACGTGGTTTGCGCGCGCAGCAGCGTGGCGTTGTCGCTCGGACGCTTGAGCTGGAAATGCCGGGTCATTTTCAGGCGCTGGTCCCAATCGACGATCCA from Pseudomonas sp. TH06 encodes:
- a CDS encoding molecular chaperone HscC, producing MQDATLPRPALLGIDLGTTNSLIAVWQDGQARLIPNALGDVLTPSVVSLDEDDTILVGKAARARLTTHPDRTAAAFKRFMGSDKQVELGSRPFSPEELSALVLGSLKQDAEAFLGHPVSEAVISVPAYFSDEQRKRTMFAAELAGLSVTRLINEPTAAAMAYGLHEQKLERTLIFDLGGGTFDVTVLEYALPLIEVHASTGDNFLGGEDFTAALLEACLNDWQLTPSMVDAQGMASLGDALEQLKCKLGESKQQLSWRHAGQTFEWSLDEAAAVRIWEPLLGRLRAPIEQALRDARLNPRDLDSLVLVGGATRMPAVQQLVATLFGRLPYRHLDPDTIVALGAATQAACKARDGAVEELILTDVCPYTLGIETLRGKGVEGAFSPIIERNTVIPTSRVERYYTTHPHQEKIRIAVYQGERPWVRDNIFIDAFDVALMPTDHIQQLDVRFSYDINGLLEVDVTLLETRARHSHSIDRSPTGLDEQARKNSHDRLATLKVHPRDALPNRTLLARLERAWMQSLGDEREQIAEWLYSFTRVLGDQQSAEIASHRTQLNDALDELRL
- a CDS encoding DUF805 domain-containing protein yields the protein MSCWIHLGIEPTTDETLIRDAYRARLPAHHPETDPQGFQALRMAYENALRLARDEEEEEPEVFDEPEPAVVEVPQAFVDFCELLDDPARRFDFNAWQAFVRSLDQLSLEALEDLSWGLYHRLADAGPLSYRCAYLLARRMAWDQQLLDLSFADAQSVEAFLQRLKTGDPFDTTLMNTWPEAVQIESLWYARSLDFIFAQRSLDEFADFASQHTCQALPNDDAYSKRLLTQFVQAGIAGPGLLQICVEQQAANPDDVDWLYLLACQSSLSGLDDQALPCWVRLWQEHRHPQAESHLMALCAERQPDVLPLLIQAFDCGLPFTAWPSDPGHVSQPYGSPSQRPETLTRWLGIGRIELQGLAKAFVDWRMHDDELPLLPLLFGSHDDARLQRLYRHAWALHRGDVPLLQQILDEPLPVDALEALVLSGFKDQAEQHVRWLTQAPIPLAMNAWVHAGADSPPLPDALKEDPPHSLCRLWLRRLRPYSCAALERIGEDFKLNDTRASTDLSELALLLQLSQRDVLLPPSGSGEALWQWHAQTVWLLALLGQPERCLSLTDAALLEQLAFSPSHPLSRLQPLLQRLLREQGNCEGLLGFLQTEDPVHALLAREMCGVQEALDSLRLLSNDRLFECMRSDLSAFDDDLLGRMLLTAVLYHCGLFDAKQRRFLLDRITEIVNPQDWFDGFRHSLIKGEPTRPPRQALEDEGVNDIDGFYLALDVLKDLVQYGNAGVPRQKTLMRLQRAKDDTQNGLGSRFAFSALLSWSERLLLAKADTRAAPATAFWRLGTRLGREAFVGQVIGIVLLTPLLGLFSGSMFSAGVVLVLAVALLLSAILRRLHDMGRGLPTFLILAGLTPVLPFLPLVLFGFPGEKLPNRYGVPPESFREDPLSGGLQAALRRLIG
- a CDS encoding DUF1266 domain-containing protein, translated to MDEIQQRWLCALSAPMAALNPGAGYDDPAFCDDDYIDLKDSWGIDNRLQLFDMIERMADHGHATHLAEAYLAWQRCLPSEWRALLDSLEPRERILHEFASRTFGSCGPGGILSWDYGRMGFLLRCAVRNHWIDLAESNWLHSRLAVRAQYHYGSWMAYFHGFLVGRTFWSCLSKSDDELAFELDRQGQSSHNLLIARGLDRNIPQFLAGLPWQMELDLSQRPESLKEFDWS
- a CDS encoding Hsp20 family protein, yielding MSTAFSLAPLFRSSVGFDRFNDLFETALRNEPGSTYPPYNVEKHGDDQYRIVVAAAGFQEEDLDLQVEKGVLTISGGKRDANEGVTFLHQGIAQRAFKLSFRLADHIEIKAADLSNGLLSIDLLRVIPEEAKAKRIPINGTQKPALQH
- a CDS encoding tRNA-dihydrouridine synthase translates to MQIALAPMEGLVDDILRDVLTRVGGIDWCVTEFIRVNDQLLTPAYFHKFGPELLNGARTRSGVPLRVQLLGSDPVCLAENAALACELGSEVIDLNFGCPAKTVNKSRGGAVLLKEPELLNQIVEHVRRAVPAHIPVTAKMRLGFDSPDGSLVCATALAEGGAEHIVVHARTKMDGYKPPAHWEWIPRVQDVVKVPVFANGDIWSVEDWRRCREISGVEDIMLGRGLVSRPDLAKQIAAARAGEEVVEMTWAELLPLIQDFWLQAKAQMTARQSPGRLKQWLAMLTRNYPEATELFTVLRRETEPDQVSRLLGLPVAEAA